Proteins encoded together in one Olsenella timonensis window:
- a CDS encoding type III pantothenate kinase, whose translation MSDNAEKNVLVVDVGNTVTRLGLFGGAGDPGTWSLTTPERLTADEAWLMLEGVLAALGAGALDGAILGCVVPPLSDAWRDALARVSDTRPLVVGPGLRTGVRMRYDDPSEVGADRVADVVAARETYGAPVVVVDLGTTTNFDVVDEGGAFVGGIIAPGVALGARSLSAAAARLPLIELRAPATVVGRSTRAAMESGVVLGEVARIDGLLDAIAAETGLDAPVVLTGDGAREVAGLLRHDARVDDTLTLRGLWMLWRTNHRER comes from the coding sequence ATGAGCGACAACGCCGAGAAGAACGTGCTCGTCGTCGACGTAGGCAACACCGTGACGAGGCTCGGCCTCTTTGGCGGCGCGGGCGATCCGGGCACCTGGAGCCTCACGACGCCCGAGCGCCTCACCGCAGACGAGGCGTGGCTCATGCTCGAGGGGGTCCTCGCCGCGCTCGGGGCGGGCGCGCTCGACGGAGCCATCCTGGGCTGTGTGGTCCCGCCCCTCTCCGACGCGTGGCGCGACGCGCTCGCCCGCGTCAGCGACACGAGGCCGCTCGTCGTGGGGCCCGGGCTCAGGACCGGGGTGCGCATGCGCTACGACGACCCCTCCGAGGTCGGGGCGGACCGCGTGGCGGACGTCGTCGCCGCCCGGGAGACCTATGGCGCCCCCGTGGTGGTGGTCGACCTCGGAACGACCACGAACTTCGACGTCGTCGACGAGGGCGGGGCCTTCGTGGGCGGCATCATCGCGCCGGGCGTCGCGCTCGGCGCCCGCTCGCTCAGCGCCGCCGCCGCGCGCCTCCCGCTGATCGAGCTGCGCGCGCCCGCCACGGTGGTCGGCCGCAGCACCCGCGCCGCGATGGAGTCCGGCGTCGTGCTGGGGGAGGTCGCCCGCATCGACGGCCTGCTCGACGCCATCGCCGCCGAGACGGGGCTCGACGCCCCCGTCGTGCTGACGGGCGACGGGGCGCGGGAGGTGGCGGGGCTGCTGCGCCATGACGCACGGGTCGACGACACCCTCACGCTGCGAGGCCTGTGGATGCTCTGGCGGACGAATCACCGTGAACGTTAG
- a CDS encoding substrate-binding domain-containing protein, translating into MSISRRNFLKGAGLAGGTLALVGCGGGGNDAATTDEGTDQASGELISVGIINNDPNESGYRTANDKDMKETFTEENGFAAEFAYSMKNEEQIASAQQFIQNGVKYLLVSAADTAGWDTPLQDAQDAGTQTILFDRVVDAPEDLYVAAVVSDMDAEGQTAVDWLTDQGLDEYNIIHIQGVMGSAAQVGRTGALDDAVAANGWNLVVQQTADWNAETAQQITQSVIDSGQSFNVIYAENDDMARGAVAALDAAGITHGKDGDVIIMGFDHNTWALEEVLNGNWNYDGQCNPYQASTILDIINTLEEGGTIEEKTVIMEEGYADCDTITQEYIDENGI; encoded by the coding sequence ATGAGCATTTCGAGAAGGAACTTCCTGAAGGGCGCCGGTCTCGCTGGTGGCACGCTCGCGCTCGTCGGCTGCGGCGGTGGCGGCAACGACGCCGCGACCACCGACGAGGGCACCGATCAGGCCAGCGGCGAGCTCATCTCCGTCGGCATCATCAACAACGACCCGAACGAGTCCGGCTACCGCACCGCCAACGACAAGGACATGAAGGAGACCTTCACTGAGGAGAACGGCTTCGCGGCCGAGTTCGCCTACAGCATGAAGAACGAGGAGCAGATCGCCTCCGCGCAGCAGTTCATCCAGAACGGCGTGAAGTACCTGCTCGTCTCCGCCGCCGACACCGCCGGCTGGGACACTCCGCTCCAGGACGCCCAGGACGCCGGCACCCAGACCATCCTGTTCGACCGCGTCGTCGACGCCCCCGAGGACCTCTACGTCGCCGCCGTCGTCTCCGACATGGACGCCGAGGGCCAGACCGCCGTTGACTGGCTGACCGACCAGGGCCTCGACGAGTACAACATCATCCACATCCAGGGCGTCATGGGCTCCGCCGCCCAGGTCGGCCGCACCGGCGCCCTCGACGACGCCGTCGCCGCCAACGGCTGGAACCTCGTCGTCCAGCAGACCGCCGACTGGAACGCCGAGACCGCCCAGCAGATCACCCAGTCCGTGATCGACTCCGGCCAGTCCTTCAACGTCATCTACGCCGAGAACGACGACATGGCTCGTGGCGCCGTGGCCGCCCTCGATGCCGCCGGCATCACCCACGGCAAGGACGGAGACGTCATCATCATGGGCTTCGACCACAACACGTGGGCCCTCGAGGAGGTCTTGAACGGCAACTGGAACTACGACGGCCAGTGCAACCCCTACCAGGCCTCCACGATCCTCGACATCATCAACACCCTCGAGGAGGGCGGCACCATCGAGGAGAAGACCGTCATCATGGAAGAGGGCTACGCCGACTGCGACACCATCACCCAGGAGTACATCGACGAGAACGGCATCTAA
- a CDS encoding sugar ABC transporter ATP-binding protein, with product MNENHLVEMRGICKYFPGVKALQNVDFTLRPGEVHALMGENGAGKSTLIKVLTGVYEKDGGDIYLQGNDGAVSIRSPQDAQDLGIATVYQEITLCPNLTVAENMYIGRGHKKTENWKKMYADADAILQNLGIPVSAKQQLGSCSIAMQQMVAIARAVDMDCKVLILDEPTSSLDESEVEKLFGMMRQLKERGVGIVFVTHFLDQVYEICDRITVMRDGQLVGEYEIEKMPRVDLVAAMLGKQMDDMADIKGDYTTYSDEDADELVYEAEQLKSNAAVYPFDFHIKKGEVTGFTGLLGSGRSECVRAIFGADRVTGGKVKKAGKDVKITKPLDAMKQGIAYLPEDRKGDGIIGDLSVRENIILAAQVLRGFVKPFSKAETYKIADEYIKLLDIKTASADTPIASLSGGNQQKVILARWLFTHPDYLILDEPTRGIDIGTKVDIQKLVLQLASEGMSVTFISSELDEMIRTCSRLVVMRDRHVVGELTGDDLNQNKIMSTIAGGEAK from the coding sequence GTGAACGAGAACCATCTCGTTGAGATGCGTGGCATCTGCAAGTACTTCCCTGGCGTGAAGGCGCTGCAGAACGTCGACTTCACGCTGCGCCCGGGCGAGGTCCATGCCCTCATGGGCGAGAACGGCGCGGGCAAGTCCACGCTCATCAAGGTTCTGACCGGCGTTTACGAGAAGGACGGCGGTGACATCTACCTCCAGGGCAACGATGGCGCCGTCTCCATCCGCTCGCCGCAGGATGCCCAGGACCTGGGCATCGCCACGGTGTACCAGGAGATCACGCTCTGCCCCAACCTCACGGTGGCGGAGAACATGTACATCGGCCGCGGCCACAAGAAGACCGAGAACTGGAAGAAGATGTACGCCGACGCGGACGCCATTCTCCAGAACCTCGGCATCCCCGTCAGCGCCAAGCAGCAGCTCGGCAGCTGCTCGATCGCCATGCAGCAGATGGTGGCCATCGCGCGCGCGGTGGACATGGACTGCAAGGTGCTCATCCTCGACGAGCCCACCTCGTCGCTCGACGAGTCCGAGGTCGAGAAGCTCTTCGGCATGATGCGCCAGCTCAAGGAGCGCGGCGTCGGCATCGTCTTCGTCACGCACTTCCTCGACCAGGTCTATGAGATCTGCGACCGCATCACCGTCATGCGCGACGGCCAGCTCGTCGGCGAGTACGAGATCGAGAAGATGCCCCGCGTCGACCTCGTCGCCGCCATGCTCGGCAAGCAGATGGATGACATGGCCGACATCAAGGGCGACTACACGACCTACTCCGACGAGGACGCCGACGAGCTCGTCTACGAGGCGGAGCAACTCAAAAGCAACGCCGCCGTCTACCCCTTCGACTTCCACATCAAGAAGGGCGAGGTCACGGGCTTCACGGGTCTTCTCGGTTCCGGTCGCTCCGAGTGCGTGCGCGCCATCTTTGGCGCCGACCGCGTGACGGGCGGCAAGGTCAAGAAGGCCGGCAAGGACGTCAAGATCACCAAGCCGCTCGACGCCATGAAGCAGGGCATCGCCTACCTGCCCGAGGACCGCAAGGGCGACGGCATCATCGGCGACCTCTCGGTGCGCGAGAACATCATCCTCGCCGCCCAGGTGCTCCGCGGCTTTGTCAAGCCCTTCTCCAAGGCCGAGACCTACAAGATCGCCGACGAGTACATCAAGCTCCTCGACATCAAGACGGCGTCCGCCGACACGCCGATCGCGTCGCTCTCGGGCGGCAACCAGCAGAAGGTCATCCTGGCGCGCTGGCTCTTCACGCACCCGGACTACCTGATCCTCGACGAGCCCACGCGTGGCATCGACATCGGCACCAAGGTCGACATCCAGAAGCTCGTCCTGCAGCTCGCCTCGGAGGGCATGAGCGTCACGTTCATCTCCTCCGAGCTCGACGAGATGATCCGCACCTGCTCGCGTCTCGTCGTCATGCGCGACCGCCACGTGGTCGGAGAGCTCACGGGCGACGACCTCAACCAGAACAAGATCATGAGCACCATCGCGGGAGGTGAGGCAAAGTGA
- a CDS encoding ABC transporter permease, which translates to MTIEKNKEDNVLKRLLHSQMIIPIAALLALVVFNLVADPSFFAITLGQDSAGNPVLSGQLISILNNGSELAILAIGMTLVTAATGGQDISVGATIAVAGSAMLAMLCGGNMRPEALAVPIIVAFAVGVLVGMVCGAFNGVMVAVFKVQPMVATLILYTAGRSIAAWINNNALPIIPADTGFGIFGGFIPGIPVPTPVFIAIACFVVIFLVLKFTSLGLYVQSVGINERAARLNGLNPTFIKWLTFVILGVCVAVAALIKVSRISTINYQTIAADIEMDAILAVALGGNALSGGKFNMGSSILGAYVIQFLTTTLYKFNVASAALPAYKAVVVIALVVLSAPIVRDKLSALWKKFRSPKTEVEVAK; encoded by the coding sequence GTGACGATCGAGAAGAACAAGGAGGACAACGTCCTCAAGCGGCTGCTGCATAGCCAGATGATCATCCCGATCGCGGCGCTCCTCGCGCTCGTCGTGTTCAACCTCGTCGCTGACCCGTCGTTCTTCGCCATTACGCTCGGCCAGGACAGCGCCGGGAACCCGGTCCTCTCGGGCCAGCTGATCTCCATCCTCAACAACGGCTCCGAGCTGGCCATCCTGGCAATCGGCATGACGCTCGTCACGGCGGCCACGGGCGGGCAGGACATCTCCGTCGGCGCCACCATCGCCGTGGCCGGCTCGGCCATGCTCGCCATGCTCTGCGGGGGCAACATGCGCCCGGAGGCCCTTGCGGTGCCGATCATCGTCGCCTTTGCGGTCGGCGTGCTCGTCGGCATGGTCTGCGGCGCGTTCAACGGCGTCATGGTCGCCGTCTTCAAGGTCCAGCCGATGGTCGCCACGCTGATCCTCTACACGGCCGGCCGCTCCATCGCCGCCTGGATCAACAACAACGCCCTGCCGATCATCCCGGCGGACACCGGCTTCGGCATCTTCGGCGGGTTCATCCCCGGCATCCCGGTGCCCACGCCTGTGTTCATCGCCATCGCCTGCTTCGTGGTCATCTTCCTCGTGCTCAAGTTCACGAGCCTGGGCCTCTACGTCCAGTCCGTGGGCATCAACGAGCGCGCCGCCCGCCTCAACGGCCTCAACCCCACGTTCATCAAGTGGCTGACGTTCGTCATCCTCGGCGTGTGCGTGGCCGTGGCCGCCCTCATCAAGGTGAGCCGCATCTCCACGATCAACTACCAGACGATCGCGGCCGACATCGAGATGGACGCCATCCTGGCCGTCGCCCTCGGCGGCAACGCCCTGTCCGGCGGCAAGTTCAACATGGGCTCCTCCATCCTCGGCGCCTACGTGATCCAGTTCCTCACCACCACGCTCTACAAGTTCAACGTCGCCTCCGCCGCCCTTCCGGCGTACAAGGCCGTCGTCGTCATCGCCCTCGTGGTGCTGAGCGCCCCGATCGTGCGCGACAAGCTCTCCGCGCTGTGGAAGAAGTTCCGCAGCCCCAAGACCGAAGTGGAGGTGGCGAAATAA
- a CDS encoding ABC transporter permease subunit, translating into MAELKKAVGKRSITDTNLLLTITIVVFAAMYLFAMFGLGRGFLRWQTFFNILNTNASLIITAIGLSIVMICGSIDISVGGVVGLVTMCCAVNLDYQGGDPVTALAIALCIGLAFGVVQGFLVAYLEIQPFIVTLAGMFFARGLTTIIHAEPFNVQNEAFLALKDTRITIPFLGSLNNSGNFTPAYMEIGVAVALVLVVLAFVLLRWTSLGRSFYALGGNRQSALMLGINTKRSLFLAHLISGLLAGIAGYVYIMHSASGAVTNADGMEMNAIAASIIGGTMLSGGVGNIIGTFFGVLSLGTIQNIVSSAGFTDAWWAKITVAAMICLFLVIQSIVLARKKQVE; encoded by the coding sequence ATGGCAGAGCTCAAGAAGGCTGTTGGTAAGCGCAGCATCACCGATACGAACCTCCTGCTTACCATTACTATCGTCGTGTTCGCCGCCATGTACCTCTTTGCCATGTTCGGACTCGGACGCGGCTTCCTGCGCTGGCAGACGTTCTTCAACATCCTCAACACCAACGCGTCGCTCATCATCACGGCCATCGGCCTGTCGATCGTCATGATCTGCGGCAGCATCGACATCTCAGTCGGCGGCGTGGTGGGCCTCGTGACCATGTGCTGCGCGGTGAACCTCGACTACCAGGGCGGCGATCCCGTCACGGCGCTCGCCATCGCCCTCTGCATCGGCCTCGCGTTCGGCGTGGTTCAGGGCTTCCTGGTGGCGTATCTGGAGATCCAGCCGTTCATCGTCACGCTCGCAGGCATGTTCTTCGCCCGCGGCCTGACCACGATCATCCACGCCGAGCCCTTCAACGTGCAGAACGAGGCGTTCCTCGCCCTCAAGGACACGCGCATCACGATTCCGTTCCTCGGGTCTCTTAATAACTCGGGCAACTTCACGCCCGCCTACATGGAGATCGGCGTCGCCGTGGCGCTCGTCCTCGTGGTCCTGGCGTTCGTGCTGCTGCGCTGGACGAGCCTGGGCCGCAGCTTCTACGCCCTCGGCGGCAACCGCCAGAGCGCCCTCATGCTCGGCATCAACACCAAGCGCTCGCTGTTCCTCGCGCACCTGATCAGCGGCCTGCTCGCGGGCATCGCCGGCTACGTCTACATCATGCACTCCGCCTCCGGCGCCGTCACCAACGCCGATGGCATGGAGATGAACGCCATCGCGGCGTCCATCATCGGCGGAACGATGCTCTCCGGCGGCGTGGGCAACATCATCGGCACGTTCTTCGGCGTGCTGTCCCTCGGCACCATCCAGAACATCGTCTCCTCCGCCGGCTTCACCGACGCCTGGTGGGCCAAGATCACCGTCGCTGCGATGATCTGCCTGTTCCTGGTCATCCAGAGCATCGTGCTGGCCCGCAAGAAGCAGGTCGAGTGA
- the araA gene encoding L-arabinose isomerase: MLEIRKYRFYFCPCTQDLYGDEVLQHVAEHSAEVVAALNASDKIPFEVVLKPNLLTSDVIQATFNEANMDPDCAGIITWAHTFSPSKNYIAGLRDLRKPLCQFATQYNEEIPYDTIDMDFMNENQAAHGERELGHIFARMRWDHKVVFGYWKDESVVAELGAWMRVAVGVNESRNIRVCRFADTMRNVAVTDGDKVEAQQVFGWTVDAWPVNELVPYVDAVTPAEVKALTDEYYDTYDLVLDGRDPAEFRAHVEVQAAQEIGIERFLTEHNYNAFSDHFGDLGGLRQLPSLAIQRLMQKGYGFGPEGDWKTPAMVRLMKVMTAGDPNAKGSALMEDYTYNLVPGKEGILESHMAEVDPSMADGKVAIRATPLSMGDREDPARLIFTSKTGPAIATSLIDLGNRFRLIVQDVDCKKVEKPMPMLPTGTMFWTPRPNLKVGTEAWIYAGGAHHTAVSFDLTADQMVDWADAMGIECVVIDANTNIRDFKRDLRLGEVYYR; encoded by the coding sequence ATGCTTGAGATAAGGAAGTACCGCTTCTACTTCTGCCCGTGCACCCAGGACCTCTACGGTGACGAGGTGCTCCAGCATGTGGCTGAGCACTCTGCCGAGGTCGTCGCCGCGCTCAACGCCTCCGACAAGATTCCCTTCGAGGTGGTGCTCAAGCCCAACCTCCTCACGAGCGACGTGATCCAGGCCACCTTCAACGAGGCCAACATGGACCCCGACTGTGCGGGCATCATCACCTGGGCGCACACCTTCTCGCCGTCCAAGAACTACATCGCCGGCCTGCGCGACCTGCGCAAGCCGCTGTGCCAGTTCGCGACGCAGTACAACGAGGAGATCCCGTACGACACCATCGACATGGACTTCATGAACGAGAACCAGGCCGCGCACGGCGAGCGCGAGCTCGGGCACATCTTCGCCCGCATGCGCTGGGACCACAAGGTGGTCTTCGGCTACTGGAAGGACGAGTCCGTCGTCGCCGAGCTCGGCGCGTGGATGCGCGTCGCCGTGGGCGTGAACGAGTCCCGCAACATCCGCGTCTGCCGCTTCGCCGACACGATGCGCAACGTCGCGGTCACCGACGGCGACAAGGTCGAGGCGCAGCAGGTCTTTGGGTGGACCGTGGACGCCTGGCCTGTGAACGAGCTCGTGCCGTACGTCGACGCGGTCACGCCCGCCGAGGTGAAGGCCCTCACCGACGAGTACTACGACACCTACGACCTCGTGCTCGACGGTCGCGACCCCGCCGAGTTCCGCGCTCACGTGGAGGTCCAGGCCGCCCAGGAGATCGGCATCGAGCGCTTCCTCACGGAGCACAACTACAACGCCTTCTCCGACCACTTCGGCGACCTCGGCGGCCTCAGGCAGCTCCCGTCGCTCGCCATCCAGCGCCTCATGCAGAAGGGCTACGGATTTGGCCCCGAGGGCGACTGGAAGACCCCGGCGATGGTGCGCCTCATGAAGGTCATGACCGCCGGCGACCCGAACGCCAAGGGCTCCGCCCTCATGGAGGACTACACCTACAACCTGGTCCCGGGCAAGGAGGGCATCCTCGAGTCCCACATGGCGGAGGTCGACCCCTCCATGGCCGACGGCAAGGTCGCCATCCGCGCCACGCCGCTCTCCATGGGCGACCGCGAGGACCCCGCGCGCCTGATCTTCACCTCCAAGACCGGACCCGCGATCGCCACGTCCCTGATCGACCTGGGCAACCGCTTCCGCCTGATCGTCCAGGACGTGGACTGCAAGAAGGTCGAGAAGCCCATGCCGATGCTCCCCACCGGCACCATGTTCTGGACCCCGCGCCCCAACCTCAAGGTGGGCACCGAGGCCTGGATCTACGCGGGCGGCGCGCACCACACGGCGGTCTCCTTCGACCTCACGGCCGACCAGATGGTCGACTGGGCGGATGCCATGGGCATCGAGTGCGTGGTCATCGACGCCAACACCAACATCCGCGACTTCAAGCGCGACCTCAGGCTCGGCGAGGTCTACTACCGCTAG
- a CDS encoding xylulokinase yields MTKEQIVADIESGNTALGIEYGSTRIKAVLVCSDNEPVAIGAFDWENSLVDGYWTYGDDEIFAGLAAAYASMKKDVAEKYGVTLRRVGALGISAMMHGYLPFDADGNLLVPFRTWRNTTTTQAAHELSELFAFHTPERWSVSHIYQAVLNGEEHVPHIAFFTTLAGYAHWRLTGEKVLSIGDASGMFPIDSTTHDYDAPMIAKFDELVASKGVSWKVEDLLPKILVAGECAGHLTAEGAALLDADGDLEPGCPLCPPEGDAGTGMIATNSVAPRTGNVSAGTSVFSMVVLEHALKDATVPEIDLVTTPVGDPVAMVHCNNCTSDINDWVDLLCDFAELMGTKLDKGDVYVKLFNAALAGDKDAGGLVSIPFISGETVMGVQTGYPLVVRGQNANFSIANFMRMNIMAAFGALAAGNEALRAEDVKIDKLYGHGGIFKTPKVAQSLLAAALEAPVTVMATAGEGGAWGQAVAAAYMKNREEGESLADYLTNKVFAGMEGTTLEPDAADVEGYRAFLAAFRKANEAEKAAEAAFAE; encoded by the coding sequence ATGACCAAAGAACAGATCGTCGCCGACATCGAGTCGGGCAACACCGCGCTCGGCATCGAGTACGGCTCCACCCGCATCAAGGCGGTGCTGGTGTGCTCCGACAACGAGCCGGTCGCCATCGGCGCCTTCGACTGGGAGAACTCCCTCGTCGACGGCTACTGGACCTACGGGGACGACGAGATCTTCGCCGGACTCGCCGCCGCGTACGCCTCGATGAAGAAAGACGTGGCAGAGAAGTACGGCGTCACGCTCAGGCGCGTGGGCGCGCTCGGCATCTCCGCCATGATGCACGGCTACCTGCCCTTCGACGCCGACGGCAACCTGCTCGTGCCGTTCCGCACCTGGCGCAACACCACCACCACGCAGGCGGCCCACGAGCTCTCCGAGCTCTTCGCCTTCCACACGCCCGAGCGCTGGAGCGTGTCCCACATCTACCAGGCGGTCCTGAACGGCGAGGAGCACGTGCCCCACATCGCCTTCTTCACCACGCTCGCCGGCTACGCGCACTGGCGCCTCACGGGCGAGAAGGTCCTCTCCATTGGCGACGCCTCCGGCATGTTCCCGATCGACTCCACCACGCATGACTACGACGCTCCCATGATCGCGAAGTTCGACGAGCTCGTCGCCTCCAAGGGCGTCTCCTGGAAGGTCGAGGACCTGCTGCCCAAGATCCTGGTCGCGGGCGAGTGCGCCGGGCACCTCACCGCCGAGGGCGCGGCCCTTCTCGACGCCGACGGCGACCTCGAGCCGGGCTGCCCGCTCTGCCCGCCCGAGGGTGACGCTGGGACCGGCATGATCGCCACCAACTCCGTCGCCCCGCGCACCGGCAACGTCTCCGCGGGCACCTCGGTCTTCTCCATGGTCGTGCTCGAGCACGCGCTCAAGGATGCCACCGTGCCCGAGATCGACCTCGTGACCACGCCGGTCGGCGACCCGGTGGCCATGGTCCACTGCAACAACTGCACCTCCGACATCAACGACTGGGTCGACCTGCTCTGTGACTTTGCCGAGCTCATGGGCACCAAGCTCGACAAGGGCGACGTCTACGTCAAGCTCTTCAACGCCGCGCTCGCGGGCGACAAGGACGCGGGCGGCCTCGTCTCCATCCCGTTCATCTCGGGCGAGACGGTCATGGGCGTCCAGACGGGCTACCCGCTGGTGGTCCGCGGCCAGAACGCGAACTTCTCGATCGCCAACTTCATGCGCATGAACATCATGGCCGCCTTCGGGGCGCTCGCCGCCGGCAACGAGGCCCTGCGCGCCGAGGACGTGAAGATCGACAAGCTCTACGGCCACGGCGGCATCTTCAAGACGCCGAAGGTCGCCCAGAGCCTGCTCGCCGCCGCGCTCGAGGCGCCCGTGACCGTCATGGCCACGGCGGGCGAGGGCGGCGCCTGGGGCCAGGCCGTCGCCGCGGCGTACATGAAGAACCGCGAGGAGGGCGAGAGCCTGGCGGACTACCTGACCAACAAGGTCTTTGCCGGCATGGAGGGCACGACGCTCGAGCCCGACGCCGCCGACGTCGAGGGCTACCGCGCCTTCCTCGCCGCGTTCCGCAAGGCCAACGAGGCCGAGAAGGCCGCCGAGGCCGCCTTTGCCGAGTAG
- a CDS encoding L-ribulose-5-phosphate 4-epimerase: MLKELREKVYEANMDLPRHGLVVFTWGNASELDPETGLFVIKPSGVDYDELTPESLVVCDLDGNVVEGDLNPSSDTPTHAALYRAWGEKVRGVVHTHSSWAVSWAQAGRDVPAYGTTHADYFYGPVPCMRGLTEAEIEEAYEANTGKVIVDGFAEREIDPVAVPAVLVRNHGPFSWGKDAAQAVYHAVVLEEVCKMATRTEALRPGVEPAPQYLQDKHYLRKHGPNAYYGQGGAH; encoded by the coding sequence ATGCTCAAGGAGCTGCGCGAGAAGGTCTACGAGGCCAACATGGACCTCCCCAGGCACGGCCTGGTCGTCTTCACGTGGGGCAACGCCTCCGAGCTCGACCCGGAGACGGGCCTGTTCGTCATCAAGCCGTCCGGCGTGGACTACGACGAGCTCACGCCCGAGAGCCTCGTCGTCTGCGACCTCGACGGCAACGTCGTGGAGGGCGACCTCAACCCCTCGTCCGACACGCCCACCCACGCCGCCCTCTACCGCGCGTGGGGCGAGAAGGTCCGCGGCGTCGTGCACACCCACTCCTCCTGGGCGGTGTCCTGGGCGCAGGCGGGCCGCGACGTGCCCGCCTACGGCACCACGCACGCCGACTACTTCTACGGCCCGGTTCCCTGCATGCGCGGCCTCACCGAGGCCGAGATCGAGGAGGCCTACGAGGCGAACACCGGAAAGGTGATCGTCGACGGATTCGCCGAGCGCGAGATTGACCCGGTCGCCGTCCCGGCCGTGCTCGTGCGCAACCACGGGCCCTTCTCCTGGGGCAAGGACGCGGCGCAGGCCGTCTACCACGCCGTGGTGCTCGAGGAGGTCTGCAAGATGGCCACGCGCACCGAGGCGCTGCGCCCGGGCGTCGAGCCCGCCCCGCAGTACCTGCAGGACAAGCACTACCTGCGTAAGCACGGCCCCAACGCCTACTACGGCCAGGGGGGCGCACACTAG
- a CDS encoding LacI family DNA-binding transcriptional regulator, protein MTGKVTLRDIARDVGLSTTAVSLVLNDRPCKISEESRRRIKEAARRKGYIPNQIARSLVTRRSQTIGLIIPNIESRFFSSLARRLELGCRERGYVLLITNSDDAAENDAGLARLLVNRGVDGLFVVASSGTGDDGSLASVLTGLPVPCVLVDRLLPDVLCDKVAFDNEAGGYLACRHLLDAGHERIACLVNVASNTGRERLAGYERALRERGVEPDPTLVFPCAYYITVAHEVSARVLETDATAVFASSDNIALGFLKRLYERGMRVPRDYSVVSYDNSTADVLFEPALTSIEQNVDELAAVALDVMFRRVAERERGDLGEPEERVLMPRLVVKDSVREAS, encoded by the coding sequence ATGACGGGAAAGGTGACGCTTCGCGACATCGCGCGTGACGTGGGACTCTCCACGACGGCCGTCTCCCTCGTTCTCAACGACCGGCCCTGCAAGATCTCCGAGGAGAGCAGGCGGCGCATCAAGGAGGCCGCTCGGCGGAAGGGCTACATCCCCAACCAGATCGCGCGCAGTCTCGTCACCCGTCGGTCCCAGACGATCGGCCTCATCATCCCCAACATCGAGAGCAGGTTCTTCTCGTCGCTGGCACGCCGGCTCGAGCTGGGGTGCCGCGAGCGCGGGTACGTCCTCTTGATCACCAACTCCGACGACGCCGCGGAAAACGACGCCGGGCTCGCGCGGCTCCTGGTCAACCGCGGGGTGGACGGGCTGTTCGTCGTTGCCTCGTCGGGGACGGGCGACGACGGCTCGCTGGCGTCGGTCCTCACGGGGCTCCCGGTCCCCTGCGTGCTGGTGGACCGTCTGCTCCCCGACGTGCTCTGCGACAAGGTCGCCTTTGACAACGAGGCGGGCGGCTACCTTGCCTGCCGACACCTCCTGGACGCCGGCCACGAGCGCATCGCGTGCCTCGTGAACGTGGCCTCGAACACCGGCCGAGAGCGCCTGGCGGGCTACGAGCGAGCCCTTCGCGAGCGGGGCGTCGAGCCTGACCCGACGCTGGTCTTCCCCTGCGCGTACTACATCACCGTGGCGCACGAGGTGTCGGCTCGCGTGCTGGAGACCGACGCCACCGCCGTGTTCGCGAGCAGCGACAACATCGCCCTGGGCTTCCTCAAGCGGCTCTACGAGCGGGGGATGCGCGTGCCGCGCGACTACTCGGTGGTGAGCTACGACAACTCCACGGCAGACGTCCTCTTCGAGCCGGCGCTCACGTCGATCGAGCAGAACGTCGACGAGCTCGCCGCCGTGGCGCTGGATGTGATGTTCCGGAGGGTGGCGGAGCGCGAGCGCGGTGACCTGGGCGAGCCGGAGGAGCGCGTCCTCATGCCGCGCCTCGTGGTCAAGGACAGCGTGCGCGAGGCGTCCTAG